In one Gossypium hirsutum isolate 1008001.06 chromosome D09, Gossypium_hirsutum_v2.1, whole genome shotgun sequence genomic region, the following are encoded:
- the LOC107891896 gene encoding actin-depolymerizing factor has translation MSFRGGNASSGMGVAEHSKSTYLELQRKKVFRYVIFKIDEKKKEVIVEKIGGPTESYDDFAASLPESDCRYAVYDFDFVTSENCQKSKIFFIAWSPSVSRIRSKMLYATSKDRFRRELEGIHYEIQATDPTEMDLEVIRERAH, from the exons ATGTCTTTTAGAGGA GGAAATGCATCGTCGGGCATGGGAGTGGCTGAACACAGCAAAAGCACGTACCTGGAACTGCAGAGGAAGAAGGTGTTCCGATATGTTATCTTCAAGATTGATGAGAAGAAAAAGGAGGTCATAGTTGAAAAGATTGGAGGTCCGACAGAGAGCTATGATGATTTCGCAGCCTCATTGCCGGAGAGTGATTGCCGCTATGCAGTTTATGACTTCGATTTTGTGACTTCCGAGAATTGTCAGAAGAGCAAGATCTTTTTTATTGCATG GTCTCCTTCTGTTTCGAGGATCCGTTCCAAGATGCTCTATGCAACATCAAAGGACAGGTTCCGAAGGGAATTGGAGGGCATCCATTACGAAATCCAGGCAACCGACCCGACTGAAATGGATCTCGAGGTGATTAGGGAGCGTGCACATTAA